One stretch of Pomacea canaliculata isolate SZHN2017 linkage group LG11, ASM307304v1, whole genome shotgun sequence DNA includes these proteins:
- the LOC112576267 gene encoding transcription intermediary factor 1-alpha-like isoform X4, translating into MEVAVQSHERECAVCTNDFTTPKILPCGHLLCRQCVISWMDSKSDAGCPLCTCPIVEHQGNSSQSTADVIDALPTDSVMEAIVESSRVLGKDDMCTVCDDVTAEYICMQCLEKMCPSCTKIHKKMVVSRSHDVESVSTVTPERLAASRPALCADHGDKHAEAFCADHHLSICASCSSIKHRTCLAVKDINDEMKDSENALCGLTDQLVQAEYSLKQGTEQLALRLQKVEDSEQEDLTQVDKTCDKLQSMVENCRKGLKKMIQDSRLPVKNSLLEVKQELDKRLGKVTSHRNIVTRARAVAPRAGLIHVTQALTDRVNSLDLNADLDELSLMTPPRISVECYNELEKAIENKLHQFQQQQQQQQQQQQQQHAKQKPPVLVFHDNCGSNIRLTNGNRTAEMINQDEIYNGVVVSRDAMVPNVLYEVRVDAASYKHNELSLGVTRTSPAHLSVTELFVDLNDTVVVWWSGVRYQEERVLTTLGKGLETLQVGSRVGLLVDSSNYLHLYINGLDQGVVERFTPPCFAFFNICSSVTKVTALPTSTMT; encoded by the exons ATGGAGGTAGCAGTTCAATCACACGAACgagagtgtgctgtgtgcacgaatgacttcaccacaccaaagattctaccctgtggtcatctcctgtgtcgacaatgtgtcatttcctggatggactCAAAATCAGACGCTGGCTGTCCTCTGTGTACctgtcctatagtagagcatCAAGGTAATTCATCTCAAAGTACAGCTGATGTTATTGACGCCCTGCCTACAGACTCTGTGATGGAAGCGATAGTAGAAAGTTCTCGTGTGCTGGGAAAGGATGACATGTGCACTgtatgtgatgacgtcacagctgagtacatctgtatgcagtgtctGGAAAAGATGTGTCCATCGTGTACTAAGATACACAAGAAGATGGTAGTGAgtcgcagtcacgatgtggagagtgtcagcactgtgacacctgaacgtctggctgccagccgccctgcactgtgtgctgaccacggcgacaaacacgcGGAGGCATTTTGCGCTGATCATCACCTTAGTATCTGTGCATCGTGTTCCTCCATCAAACACAGAACGTGTTTAGCTGTGAAAGATATCAACGATGAAATGAAAGATTCTGAAAATGCACTTTGTGGTTTGACTGACCAACTGGTTCAGGCCGAGTACAGTCTGAAGCAAGGTACAGAGCAGCTGGCACTACGTCTTCAGAAGGTGGAGGACAGCGAACAAGAAGACTTGACACAGGTAGACAAGACATGCGACAAACTTCAGAGCATGGTGGAAAATTGTCGaaaaggactgaaaaaaatgatacagGATTCACGTTTACCAGTCAAGAATTCGTTATTGGAAGTTAAACAAGAACTCGACAAACGTCTGgggaaagtgacgtcacacaggaaTATAGTGACGCGAGCTAGAGCAGTGGCGCCACGTGCGGGGCTAATACACGTCACCcaggctctgacagacagggtcaacagccttgaccttaACGCCGATCTAGATGAACTGTCTTTGATGACTCCACCTAGGATAAGTGTGGAATGCTACAATGAATTGGAAAAAGCCATAGAGAATAAACTACATcaatttcaacaacaacaacaacaacaacaacaacaacaacaacaacaacacgccAAACAAAAA CcaccagtccttgtgttccacgaCAACTGCGGATCCAACATTCGTCTGACGAACGGTAACAGGACCGCGGAGATGATAAATCAAGATGAAATCTACAACGGGgtggttgtgtcacgtgacgctatgGTGCCgaacgtcttgtatgaa GTCAGAGTGGACGCAGCATCATATAAGCACAACGAGTTATCATTGGGAGTGACAAGAACTTCTCCTGCACATCTCTCTGTGACAGAGTTGTTTGTAGACCTTAATGATACTGTTGTCGTCTGGTGGAGTGGGGTCCGCTACCAGGAAGAACGT GTGTTGACCACGCTCGGAAAAGGTCTCGAGACACTTCAAGTCGGGAGTCGAGTTGGGTTACTGGTGGACTCGTCAAACTACCTTCACCTCTACATCAACGGACTGGACCAAGGTGTTGTTGAGCGTTTCACACCGCcctgttttgctttctttaatatCTGCAGTTCAGTAACAAAG GTGACAGCCCTTCCTACATCTACGATGACATAA